In Mercurialis annua linkage group LG5, ddMerAnnu1.2, whole genome shotgun sequence, a single genomic region encodes these proteins:
- the LOC126681903 gene encoding uncharacterized protein LOC126681903 yields the protein MVVKLLGRPIGYKTLCNRLDSMWSFTQGFDIINLENEFFLDKFNSGSDVETVITGGPWVVLGHYLSVQAWNPDFDCINGKIHSIHAWIRLPGMPIHYYNKKVLRYIGDVVGKVVKIDYCTEVVERGKFSRIAVELDLSKSLVSQFNLDGKVQFVEYECLPRIYFECGKFGHVKVRCP from the coding sequence ATGGTGGTTAAATTGCTTGGTAGACCTATTGGATATAAAACTCTCTGTAATAGATTGGATTCTATGTGGAGTTTCACCCAAggttttgatattattaatttGGAAAATGAATTCTTCTTGGATAAGTTCAATAGTGGTTCAGATGTTGAAACAGTAATCACAGGAGGTCCTTGGGTTGTTCTTGGTCACTATCTGTCGGTGCAAGCTTGGAATCCAGATTTTGATTGTATTAATGGAAAGATTCACTCTATTCATGCTTGGATTCGTCTTCCTGGTATGCCAAtccattattataataaaaaagttcTGAGATATATCGGTGATGTGGTGGGCAAAGTTGTGAAGATTGATTATTGTACGGAAGTGGTTGAACGCGGAAAATTTTCTAGAATAGCAGTAGAACTGGATTTAAGCAAATCTTTAGTGTCTCAATTCAATCTCGACGGGAAAGTTCAGTTTGTGGAGTATGAATGCCTCCCACGTATTTATTTTGAATGCGGAAAATTTGGACATGTCAAAGTTCGCTGTCCGTAG